In Aliiglaciecola sp. LCG003, a genomic segment contains:
- the yghU gene encoding glutathione-dependent disulfide-bond oxidoreductase, with protein sequence MTAKTYTPPKVWTWDKESGGRFASINRPIAGATFEKDLPVGKHPLQLYSLGTPNGVKVTILLEELLAKGHKGAEYDAFLINIMEGDQFSSGFVDINPNSKIPALVDLSTTPATRVFESGSIMLYLAEKFGEFIPKDLTGRTECMSWLFWQMGSTPMLGGGFGHFYAYAPEKYEYPINRYTMEIKRQLDVLDRQLGQREYLAGDQYSIADMAVWPWYGALVKNKVYEAAEFIEAHTYTNVLRWTDQIAERQPVKRGRIVNRTWGEPESQLHERHDASDFDNRTQDKLEG encoded by the coding sequence ATGACAGCAAAAACTTATACACCGCCTAAGGTCTGGACATGGGATAAAGAAAGCGGCGGTCGTTTTGCCAGTATTAATCGCCCCATTGCAGGAGCAACCTTCGAAAAAGATTTGCCCGTTGGCAAACACCCACTGCAGCTGTATTCATTGGGTACGCCTAATGGCGTAAAAGTGACGATTTTACTTGAAGAGCTTTTAGCTAAAGGCCATAAAGGCGCAGAATACGACGCGTTTCTTATTAATATTATGGAAGGTGATCAATTTAGTAGTGGCTTTGTGGATATAAATCCTAACTCAAAAATCCCAGCCTTGGTTGATCTTAGCACAACCCCCGCTACCCGAGTGTTTGAGTCCGGTTCTATCATGCTGTATTTAGCCGAAAAATTTGGCGAATTTATACCCAAGGACCTAACAGGTAGAACTGAGTGTATGTCTTGGCTATTTTGGCAAATGGGCAGCACGCCTATGTTAGGTGGTGGATTTGGTCACTTCTATGCGTATGCCCCTGAAAAATACGAATATCCCATCAACCGTTATACTATGGAAATAAAACGCCAACTGGATGTTTTAGACCGTCAACTTGGCCAACGTGAATACTTAGCCGGCGATCAATATAGCATTGCAGATATGGCTGTTTGGCCATGGTATGGTGCGTTGGTCAAAAACAAAGTGTATGAAGCGGCAGAGTTTATTGAAGCCCACACTTATACCAATGTCTTGCGGTGGACTGACCAAATAGCTGAGCGTCAGCCAGTTAAGCGAGGCCGCATTGTCAACCGGACGTGGGGGGAGCCCGAGTCTCAATTACACGAGCGCCATGATGCCAGTGACTTTGACAATAGAACCCAAGATAAACTAGAAGGCTAG
- a CDS encoding TIGR03899 family protein, with product MKIETNSPPASLIKPSTSGTTDVKKTVSPDPKVSGVEANPKPVARDKMIQWFTRAGIFPTTGLAMDQDTNKKVSRHQYVKAQRKLKNLENVLSLAMNYSLEHSSRDDLDPDWFFSFIDMAEDINAPAMQELWGKIFAVEIGQPGTFSLKTLQTLKNLTHKDAKILKIAVSLASRKRDEHGLRVLFGYNVKPSILSLFRLPPNHQLNLASYGLTYPDLLSLIDLGLIYNSEIETSELSINTRSQYRCSGEALHIAPKRRGLSLQYYKFTSIGAELSKLIHGKSKTSYLDDLKKMLSTDFEVN from the coding sequence ATGAAAATAGAAACGAACAGTCCACCTGCCAGCCTGATTAAACCCTCAACATCTGGGACGACGGATGTTAAAAAAACTGTTTCACCTGATCCCAAGGTTAGCGGGGTGGAGGCAAATCCTAAGCCTGTGGCACGGGATAAAATGATCCAATGGTTTACCCGAGCGGGAATATTTCCCACTACGGGTCTTGCTATGGACCAAGACACCAATAAGAAAGTATCTCGACATCAGTACGTGAAAGCACAACGTAAGCTAAAAAATCTCGAAAACGTGCTCAGTTTGGCGATGAATTATAGTTTAGAGCATAGCAGTAGAGACGATTTGGATCCCGACTGGTTTTTTAGCTTTATTGATATGGCTGAAGATATTAACGCCCCAGCGATGCAGGAACTTTGGGGTAAGATTTTTGCGGTTGAAATTGGACAACCTGGTACCTTTTCTTTAAAAACCTTACAAACTCTAAAAAATCTTACTCATAAAGATGCCAAGATCCTCAAAATTGCGGTCAGCTTGGCAAGCCGGAAAAGGGACGAACATGGTCTAAGAGTCCTGTTTGGCTACAATGTTAAGCCAAGTATTTTGTCACTTTTTAGACTACCTCCTAATCATCAGCTTAACTTAGCAAGCTACGGATTAACCTATCCTGATTTGTTGTCCTTGATCGATCTGGGCCTGATTTACAACAGCGAAATCGAAACCAGCGAATTATCCATCAACACGAGAAGTCAGTACCGCTGCAGTGGTGAGGCCTTACATATTGCCCCTAAGCGCAGAGGGTTAAGTTTACAGTATTACAAATTCACCTCTATCGGTGCAGAGCTTTCTAAGCTGATTCACGGCAAGAGTAAAACTAGCTATCTAGATGATCTTAAGAAAATGTTAAGCACTGATTTTGAAGTAAATTAA
- a CDS encoding EAL domain-containing protein gives MSPTGYENDELIFLEEDESPENEPVYGRWNILVVDDDEEIHSVTRLALSDLKLNNKKLHFHHAYSGEQALKLMEQLGDRLAIVLLDVVMETDDAGLVVARKMREELKLMEPRIILRTGQPGYAPEESVIKEYDINDYKTKTELTRSKLVTTIIASLRSYQQILTINQSRRGLEQIIYSSANLLEEHSVKGFCEGVVTQISSLLGIESGGVVCARAGAVLDKEDDGVYILGAAGEFAQYINQNLDNVHDDLIVNAVNLCLKNQSHIYEEEYTVLYLNSSGYEAAVFLKIRDKIDDVNKKLLEVFLSSISVGYENVNLFYRLRNAAFRDWLTKLPNRNEFINMLDETLPDCADGPNVVALLDINHFSDVNDGLGQDAGNNLLKAVSERIQNSYNDKAKLGRIGADVFGIIGCESLVNPVRISEIFAFPFKGGDHTLPINITMGLCRLSSDKTTGINLLKQTNIALNRAKKDLNTNFGYYEPQMEEKTTWRLGMIRQLRTDFSARKLEVWYQPQVDLVSEKIVGMEALLRWPSEKEGYISPAVFVPLAEYSGLIIEIGAWVLEESCQRLKELINKGFSDIRVAVNISMPQFRDPEFVQMVKTAIIEHQINPAQLELEITESVVMDEPQIVVESLKELKDFGVKIAIDDFGTGFSSMSYLQQLPLDRLKVDRSFINEIKPNQSAFIAETIVTLGNRLGLQTIAEGIEKREQASYMLKLGCDEAQGFLYAKPMPFDELVTFLQNYKPSH, from the coding sequence ATGAGTCCAACGGGTTACGAAAACGATGAACTGATTTTTCTTGAAGAAGATGAATCTCCAGAAAATGAGCCAGTCTATGGACGCTGGAATATATTAGTTGTTGATGACGATGAAGAAATTCATTCTGTTACTCGATTGGCGCTGTCAGACTTAAAATTAAACAATAAAAAATTGCATTTTCATCATGCCTATTCTGGTGAACAGGCGTTAAAGTTGATGGAACAATTAGGTGACCGTCTCGCCATCGTATTGCTCGATGTGGTGATGGAAACTGATGATGCCGGACTAGTCGTGGCACGTAAGATGCGCGAAGAGCTTAAGTTGATGGAGCCGCGCATCATCCTCAGGACGGGACAACCGGGTTATGCTCCTGAAGAAAGTGTCATCAAAGAATATGATATCAATGACTATAAAACTAAAACTGAATTAACCCGCAGTAAACTAGTAACCACTATCATAGCTTCTTTACGTTCATACCAGCAGATTTTAACCATCAATCAAAGTCGTCGGGGATTGGAGCAAATCATTTATTCTTCGGCTAATTTGTTAGAAGAGCATTCGGTCAAGGGCTTCTGCGAAGGAGTGGTCACGCAAATTAGTTCGTTACTTGGCATTGAGTCTGGCGGTGTCGTTTGTGCCCGCGCCGGGGCGGTGTTAGACAAAGAAGATGACGGAGTCTATATTCTCGGAGCTGCTGGTGAATTTGCCCAGTATATTAATCAAAACCTCGATAATGTGCATGATGATCTTATTGTTAATGCGGTTAACCTTTGCCTGAAAAACCAGTCTCATATCTATGAAGAAGAATATACCGTTCTGTATTTAAATAGCTCCGGCTATGAGGCAGCGGTATTTCTTAAAATAAGAGATAAAATTGATGATGTTAATAAGAAACTATTGGAAGTGTTTTTATCCAGTATATCGGTCGGCTATGAAAATGTTAACTTATTTTATCGATTACGTAATGCTGCCTTTAGAGACTGGCTAACTAAATTGCCTAATCGTAATGAGTTTATCAATATGCTTGATGAAACATTACCCGACTGTGCAGACGGTCCTAACGTGGTGGCTTTGTTGGATATCAATCACTTTTCTGACGTGAATGATGGCCTAGGACAAGATGCCGGAAATAACTTACTCAAAGCTGTGTCAGAGCGGATCCAGAATTCATATAATGATAAGGCTAAATTAGGCCGTATTGGTGCTGACGTGTTTGGTATTATCGGCTGCGAAAGCCTAGTGAATCCAGTCCGTATAAGTGAAATTTTTGCTTTCCCATTTAAGGGTGGTGATCACACTCTACCTATTAATATTACCATGGGTCTTTGTCGCCTAAGCAGTGATAAAACCACCGGAATTAACCTACTTAAACAGACTAACATCGCGTTAAATCGAGCTAAGAAAGATTTGAACACTAATTTTGGTTACTACGAACCGCAGATGGAAGAAAAAACCACTTGGCGATTAGGCATGATCCGGCAATTACGCACGGACTTCTCTGCCCGTAAGTTAGAAGTCTGGTATCAGCCTCAAGTTGATCTGGTCAGTGAAAAAATCGTTGGAATGGAAGCGCTGTTGCGCTGGCCTTCGGAAAAAGAAGGTTATATTTCGCCAGCGGTATTTGTTCCCCTAGCCGAATACTCTGGTTTGATTATCGAAATTGGCGCTTGGGTACTAGAAGAATCCTGCCAACGATTAAAAGAGCTCATCAATAAAGGGTTCTCCGATATCAGAGTCGCTGTGAATATTTCAATGCCACAGTTTCGCGACCCTGAGTTCGTGCAGATGGTGAAAACGGCGATCATTGAACATCAAATTAATCCTGCTCAATTGGAGTTAGAAATAACCGAGAGCGTGGTAATGGATGAACCTCAAATTGTGGTCGAGTCACTCAAAGAATTAAAAGATTTTGGTGTGAAAATCGCTATTGATGATTTTGGAACCGGCTTTTCTTCAATGAGTTACTTACAACAATTACCATTAGATAGATTAAAAGTGGATCGCTCATTTATCAATGAAATCAAACCGAATCAATCTGCGTTTATTGCTGAAACCATAGTAACATTGGGAAATAGATTAGGGCTTCAGACTATTGCCGAGGGGATCGAGAAGCGTGAACAGGCCAGTTATATGCTGAAATTAGGCTGTGACGAAGCCCAAGGGTTCCTTTACGCTAAACCCATGCCCTTTGATGAGTTGGTAACCTTCTTGCAAAACTATAAACCGTCACATTGA
- a CDS encoding uracil-DNA glycosylase family protein, whose product MKNSKTDIFSQARTCVKCADLLPYPPNPVIQGNGNSQICVIGHAPGLRAHQTSMPFNDASGDRLRTWLGINKDKFYDEDLVAILPMSFCYPGKGVSGDLPPIKCCAPTWHDAILQHMQPSITLLVGKFAQDYYLQERHTLTERVRRWQDFLPVFLVLPHPSPRNNIWLKKNTWFEQHVLPDMRQVLKTQCDGL is encoded by the coding sequence ATGAAAAATTCAAAAACTGATATTTTTTCCCAAGCACGAACATGTGTGAAATGTGCGGACTTGTTACCTTATCCGCCAAATCCCGTGATCCAAGGTAATGGGAACAGTCAGATATGCGTCATTGGCCATGCTCCTGGATTACGCGCTCATCAAACTAGCATGCCTTTCAATGATGCCTCTGGGGATAGACTAAGAACATGGCTAGGTATCAACAAGGATAAGTTTTACGACGAGGACTTAGTAGCAATCCTGCCCATGAGCTTTTGTTATCCAGGTAAAGGAGTAAGTGGCGATTTGCCCCCCATAAAATGCTGTGCACCAACCTGGCATGATGCCATTTTGCAGCACATGCAACCAAGTATCACACTTTTAGTCGGCAAATTTGCCCAAGACTACTATTTGCAAGAACGCCACACCTTGACCGAGCGGGTAAGAAGATGGCAAGACTTTTTGCCTGTATTCTTGGTATTACCCCACCCATCACCGCGCAATAATATATGGCTGAAGAAGAACACGTGGTTTGAACAGCATGTTTTACCTGACATGCGCCAAGTGTTAAAAACTCAATGTGACGGTTTATAG
- a CDS encoding fatty acid desaturase: MKKPRLIITNVMIFTITGLIALIGIPIEGYFNGFDMQEIIACVFLIYFSGMSITAGYHRLWSHKTYDANIFVRVVLALGGAMALQNSILHWCSDHRVHHKFVDQNGKDPYSAKQGFFFSHIGWMLREYQSHRYDNYSNCKDLQKDSVVMWQHRHYIPIVLAMNFGVPILLGWLNGDILGMLLLAGVFRLVAVHHVTFFINSLAHIWGKQPYTDKNTARDNGILAFFTFGEGYHNYHHIFEYDYRNGIKWWQFDPTKWLIRGLSYFGWTKNLRRCPEERIEKAKLAMMMQRAQQKIEDMQGAEEVISKLQREYDLLIVKMSEYYAAKKRILEIKQANLRKSYENLELTYKYKELKQSMLLQKQKWLELNQLSFA; the protein is encoded by the coding sequence ATGAAGAAACCACGCCTTATTATTACCAATGTAATGATATTTACCATAACCGGTTTAATAGCCTTAATTGGCATTCCTATTGAAGGTTATTTCAATGGTTTTGATATGCAGGAAATAATTGCCTGTGTATTTTTAATCTATTTTTCAGGTATGTCAATTACCGCAGGATATCACCGCCTGTGGTCGCATAAAACATATGATGCGAATATTTTTGTACGTGTCGTCCTTGCGCTGGGTGGTGCCATGGCACTACAAAATAGTATCCTGCATTGGTGTTCAGATCACCGTGTGCACCATAAATTCGTCGACCAAAACGGCAAGGATCCCTACTCTGCGAAACAGGGATTTTTCTTCTCTCATATCGGCTGGATGCTACGTGAATATCAGTCCCATCGTTATGATAATTACAGCAATTGCAAAGACTTACAAAAAGATTCAGTGGTTATGTGGCAACATCGTCACTACATACCAATTGTACTAGCAATGAATTTCGGTGTTCCAATTTTGTTGGGTTGGTTAAATGGCGATATATTAGGTATGTTGCTATTAGCTGGAGTCTTTAGATTAGTTGCCGTTCACCATGTGACCTTTTTTATCAATTCACTGGCCCATATTTGGGGCAAACAGCCTTACACAGATAAAAATACCGCCAGAGACAATGGCATCTTGGCCTTTTTCACCTTCGGTGAGGGTTACCACAACTACCATCACATTTTTGAATATGATTATCGTAACGGTATTAAATGGTGGCAGTTCGACCCAACTAAGTGGCTAATACGTGGACTGTCTTATTTTGGCTGGACCAAGAACTTGAGACGCTGCCCCGAAGAACGTATTGAGAAAGCTAAGCTAGCTATGATGATGCAGCGTGCTCAGCAGAAAATTGAAGATATGCAAGGTGCAGAAGAAGTCATCAGCAAGCTTCAACGAGAATACGACTTATTGATAGTGAAAATGAGTGAATATTATGCCGCTAAAAAGCGCATATTAGAGATCAAACAGGCCAATCTACGTAAGAGTTATGAGAATCTGGAACTGACTTATAAGTATAAAGAGCTCAAACAGAGTATGTTATTACAGAAACAGAAATGGTTAGAATTAAATCAACTCAGTTTTGCATAA
- the fabR gene encoding HTH-type transcriptional repressor FabR yields the protein MNRQQQKLKTRRAIIDATFGLLDEQHSFSSMSLREVARAAGIAPTSFYRHFKDIDELGLTLVDEAGLTLRQLMRQARVRIASGGGVISTSIDTFMEFISANSNVFRLLLREHTGTSNAFRAAVIREIQHFTEELTDYTVATTELNKELANMQAEAMVKLVFSTGAEALDLDKKQRALLAKRLKIQLRFISNGAIEYAKSTA from the coding sequence TTGAATCGACAACAACAAAAACTAAAAACTCGCAGAGCGATTATTGATGCGACATTTGGTCTGCTAGACGAGCAACATAGCTTTTCAAGCATGAGCCTCAGAGAAGTCGCCAGAGCTGCGGGGATTGCTCCCACATCTTTTTACAGGCACTTCAAAGACATCGACGAGCTTGGTTTGACATTGGTAGATGAAGCGGGATTAACGTTACGTCAACTAATGCGCCAAGCGCGGGTCAGAATTGCCTCTGGTGGTGGCGTTATTAGTACTTCGATAGATACTTTCATGGAATTTATTAGCGCCAATAGCAACGTATTTAGATTGCTGCTCAGAGAACACACTGGAACCTCAAACGCATTTCGAGCGGCAGTCATAAGAGAAATACAGCACTTTACGGAAGAACTCACCGATTACACAGTGGCAACAACTGAATTAAATAAAGAATTGGCTAATATGCAAGCCGAAGCTATGGTTAAGCTGGTTTTCAGTACTGGTGCTGAAGCACTCGATTTAGACAAAAAACAACGTGCGTTGTTGGCAAAACGACTCAAAATTCAGCTGCGTTTTATATCAAACGGTGCAATTGAATATGCTAAATCGACAGCTTGA
- the trmA gene encoding tRNA (uridine(54)-C5)-methyltransferase TrmA codes for MRPTQIDPLQYDSLLSHKSKALQHSFTEFDMPELEIFPSTKLNYRMRAEFRVWHDGADLFHIMFDSQNKEKYQVSDFPPASNLINQVMQDLLSLLKQNEVARRKLFQIDYLSTLSGEIVVSLLYHKPLDENWQAQIEAILNVLREKYVIDIVGRARKQKMLMDKDFVTEKLLIKGKTYTFKQIENSFTQPNAQVNINMIEWALDVTQNSQGDLLELYCGLGNFSIPMAQNFARVLATEISKTSVAAAQVNIHANGTHNVTILRMSSEEFVEAQQGKREFNRLQGIDLSVYDCQTVLVDPPRAGLDDETVKMVQQYQNIVYISCNPETLNSNLQVLNKTHKVQRFALFDQFPYTHHVEAGVYLTRR; via the coding sequence GTGCGTCCAACACAAATTGATCCCTTGCAATACGACAGCTTACTGTCGCACAAGAGCAAAGCGTTGCAGCACAGCTTTACTGAATTCGATATGCCTGAGCTAGAAATATTCCCATCGACAAAGCTCAATTATCGGATGCGCGCAGAATTCAGGGTGTGGCATGATGGTGCTGATCTTTTTCATATTATGTTCGACAGCCAGAACAAAGAGAAATATCAAGTATCAGACTTTCCACCAGCAAGTAATCTGATCAATCAGGTAATGCAGGACTTACTTAGCTTGCTAAAGCAAAATGAGGTTGCTAGAAGAAAGCTATTTCAAATTGATTATCTGAGCACTCTTAGTGGTGAGATTGTTGTTTCGCTGCTATATCACAAACCTTTAGATGAAAACTGGCAAGCTCAGATAGAAGCTATTTTGAATGTTCTACGGGAAAAATATGTGATTGATATCGTCGGCAGGGCCCGTAAACAAAAAATGCTGATGGACAAAGATTTTGTCACAGAAAAATTGCTCATCAAGGGCAAAACTTATACCTTCAAACAAATCGAGAACAGCTTTACCCAACCCAATGCCCAAGTCAATATCAACATGATTGAATGGGCATTGGACGTAACTCAGAATAGTCAGGGAGATTTGCTTGAGTTGTATTGTGGCTTAGGTAATTTTAGTATACCCATGGCACAAAACTTCGCTCGGGTGCTAGCTACCGAAATATCTAAAACCTCGGTCGCTGCAGCGCAAGTTAACATCCATGCAAATGGAACCCACAATGTCACCATTTTGCGTATGTCGAGTGAAGAATTCGTAGAAGCTCAACAGGGAAAACGAGAATTCAATCGTTTACAAGGGATAGATTTGTCAGTTTATGACTGCCAAACCGTTTTAGTTGATCCACCCCGAGCAGGCCTCGATGATGAAACCGTCAAAATGGTTCAGCAGTACCAAAATATTGTTTATATCTCTTGTAACCCTGAGACCCTTAATAGCAATCTGCAAGTGCTGAATAAAACCCATAAAGTTCAGCGCTTTGCTTTATTCGATCAATTTCCCTATACCCACCATGTTGAAGCAGGTGTTTATTTAACTAGGCGCTGA
- a CDS encoding DUF5610 domain-containing protein: MNFGEIKTFMGNKPQANPNEAVQQQLRETGLKQAVEGLRTQSDTTVGKLSSHSAVALRVFGNSLNQNVQLDGKTVNVPVPKEASKGLFDFEEIAKNVLKFVGGVISGAAKSGADEDTLISLFEQARSGVAKGIKMAEKDLAGFMNEDISKGISRSADMIEQGIQRLQDSLLKGSNEDQQAEGRDGSTSIYKSSESISASIQQSRSLSIRTADGDEVTIRFEDVQQFELNRQRLVEQQAPNFGSATGGGIERNDVLPRDITDDVVSDNELQGESRGRAGVTGSPDVDINDSKANQSAQAQQAIFVDKSSVSFSVTGELDESELAAIGQLVSDVNSLATTFFDGDVETAFNQALELGFNEQELTGFALQLARQERVEVVKAYESVSHFNNDKQASDQAQRPIEKVSDYLQKMLDVFEQSKQTLADGEQYEKLVNGMVNHIDNLGIDDLISAINDFHSFNNRLLSNLPKQAEPALGESS, translated from the coding sequence ATGAATTTTGGTGAAATAAAAACGTTTATGGGCAACAAGCCCCAAGCCAACCCTAATGAAGCGGTGCAACAGCAGTTGCGAGAGACTGGCTTGAAGCAAGCGGTTGAAGGTTTGCGCACACAATCTGACACTACGGTAGGCAAATTAAGCTCCCATAGCGCAGTAGCTTTACGGGTGTTCGGTAATTCTTTAAATCAAAATGTTCAATTGGACGGCAAAACAGTCAACGTACCCGTGCCAAAAGAAGCCTCCAAAGGGCTTTTCGATTTTGAAGAGATCGCTAAAAATGTGTTGAAGTTCGTCGGCGGTGTGATCAGCGGTGCAGCGAAAAGTGGTGCAGACGAAGACACTTTGATAAGTCTATTTGAGCAAGCACGTTCTGGTGTAGCTAAAGGCATAAAAATGGCTGAAAAAGATCTCGCCGGCTTTATGAATGAAGACATATCAAAGGGAATTAGCCGAAGCGCAGATATGATTGAGCAAGGTATCCAACGCCTACAAGATTCCCTACTAAAGGGCAGCAATGAAGATCAGCAAGCTGAAGGACGAGATGGCTCTACAAGTATATACAAATCATCAGAGTCGATTTCAGCTTCTATACAACAAAGTAGGTCCTTGAGTATCCGCACCGCTGACGGTGATGAAGTGACCATACGTTTTGAAGATGTTCAACAATTTGAATTAAATCGCCAGCGTTTGGTTGAGCAGCAAGCACCTAATTTTGGTTCGGCTACTGGTGGCGGTATTGAACGCAATGATGTGTTGCCCCGTGACATCACTGACGATGTAGTTTCTGACAACGAACTGCAAGGTGAGTCCCGAGGACGGGCAGGTGTAACCGGTTCACCAGATGTCGATATTAACGACAGCAAAGCTAATCAAAGCGCACAAGCGCAGCAGGCTATTTTTGTAGACAAAAGCAGCGTTAGTTTCTCAGTCACCGGTGAGCTAGATGAAAGTGAACTAGCCGCAATTGGACAATTAGTCAGTGATGTTAATTCATTAGCCACGACTTTTTTCGATGGTGATGTGGAAACCGCCTTTAATCAAGCCTTGGAACTGGGTTTCAACGAGCAGGAACTAACGGGCTTCGCGCTGCAATTGGCCCGACAAGAACGTGTTGAAGTGGTTAAAGCCTATGAATCTGTATCTCATTTTAACAATGATAAACAGGCTTCTGACCAAGCACAGAGACCTATTGAGAAAGTAAGTGATTACTTACAAAAGATGCTGGACGTTTTTGAGCAATCGAAACAAACACTGGCTGATGGCGAACAATACGAGAAGTTAGTAAACGGCATGGTAAATCATATCGATAACTTGGGTATTGATGATTTGATCAGTGCAATTAACGACTTCCATAGTTTTAATAATCGTCTGCTGTCTAATTTACCTAAGCAAGCAGAGCCCGCTTTAGGTGAGTCTTCTTAA